Genomic DNA from Hymenobacter sp. BRD128:
TTCGGCGGTCAGTTCCTCGCGGGCGTAGTCAGCGGAACCAAACGCGCCGCTCAGGTTGCGGTTTAGCCGGCTGGGGTGGCCGGTGGCGTGGGTCAGCTCGTGAAAGAGCACGCTGTAGTAATATTCCGGGCTGGTGAAGCTCTCCGCCTTGGGCATGTTCAGGTAATCCAGGCCCGGCGAATAATAGGCGCGCTGCTGCTTGCTGACGATGGGCGGGCAGCCGGCCCAGCCTTTTACAATGGCTTCGGCCGCCTCGATGGGCGAGTGGGTAGCCGGGGCCAGCTCGGGCAGCTTAAGCTCGACGCCTTCCACGTCCAGCACCGAAAACACGGTGTACTTTTTCAGGATGAACAGCCGCTCTTCCTCCTGGGTCTGCTTGTTCTTACGGGTGCTCACTTGAAAGTACACCACCGGAAAGCCGTGCGCCCCCTTGCGAATGTGCCCGCCCAGGTCAAGCGCCTGCTTGAAGGTGAGAAAGAACGGTACCTCACTGCTGAAGTGCAGCAAAAAGGCATTGACGCCGGTGTAAGCCCGCCCGGTGGCGTAGTTGCGCGGCGCGCCGTACTGCTCGTTCCACGGCTTGCGCCAGGGAATAGTACCCCCCTCAAGGGCCGCAATAAAACGGTCGGTGATGAGCTGGTACACGTCCGTGTGCGTGTACTCGGCTTTCTTG
This window encodes:
- a CDS encoding ArdC family protein — translated: MSQKPAAAKKAEYTHTDVYQLITDRFIAALEGGTIPWRKPWNEQYGAPRNYATGRAYTGVNAFLLHFSSEVPFFLTFKQALDLGGHIRKGAHGFPVVYFQVSTRKNKQTQEEERLFILKKYTVFSVLDVEGVELKLPELAPATHSPIEAAEAIVKGWAGCPPIVSKQQRAYYSPGLDYLNMPKAESFTSPEYYYSVLFHELTHATGHPSRLNRNLSGAFGSADYAREELTAEMGAAFLCASAGLTDPQLFENSTAYVQNWLHALRNDKKLVVSAGSKAAKAAGLILGNDTPDDAEAAPQPSGEAPSGEVVAGGRRLPQLPRRPPPGRPVGRPRRSRCAPTARTFAGC